Proteins encoded within one genomic window of bacterium:
- the queA gene encoding tRNA preQ1(34) S-adenosylmethionine ribosyltransferase-isomerase QueA has protein sequence MHLKDLNYFLPQNLIAQKPVRPRDYSRLMILNKKTGEIEHRRFFDLVEFVDDSYVFVFNNSKVLPFRVHGEKETGGRVEVLFLKEADKRLWHVLAKGKLNSQAKVFLGQGIELEFQNFLNKEKVWEVRVNCSDKKLLNFLLGKGRTPLPPYIKTKIPEAKAQKWYQSIFAQNPGSVAAPTASFHFTQRLLKKLRQKGVESVFITLHIGWGTFAPIRTKKIKDHRIHSEWIEISEEAAGFLNQKIKEGKKVLAVGTTAVRSLESAVTKKGIVQACKKETSLFIYPPFQFKIVKSMITNFHLPKSSLLALVSAFAGSKNILRAYREAVKKKYRFFSFGDAMLIR, from the coding sequence ATGCATTTAAAAGACCTTAATTATTTTTTGCCCCAAAATTTGATAGCCCAAAAACCTGTTAGACCTAGAGATTATTCACGTTTGATGATTTTGAATAAAAAAACAGGAGAAATTGAGCATCGGCGATTTTTTGATTTGGTTGAGTTTGTTGACGATAGTTATGTATTTGTTTTTAACAATAGTAAAGTTTTACCTTTTCGCGTTCACGGGGAAAAAGAAACAGGCGGAAGAGTAGAGGTCTTATTCCTTAAAGAAGCAGACAAGCGTTTATGGCATGTTCTAGCTAAAGGTAAACTTAATTCTCAGGCCAAAGTTTTTCTTGGCCAAGGTATTGAGCTTGAGTTCCAAAATTTTCTAAATAAAGAAAAGGTTTGGGAAGTAAGAGTAAACTGCTCAGACAAAAAATTATTAAATTTTCTTCTTGGGAAAGGACGAACTCCCTTGCCGCCGTATATCAAAACTAAAATACCTGAAGCCAAAGCTCAAAAATGGTATCAGTCGATTTTTGCGCAAAATCCTGGCTCTGTAGCTGCCCCTACTGCTTCTTTTCATTTTACCCAAAGACTACTTAAAAAATTGCGCCAGAAAGGGGTAGAGTCTGTCTTTATTACTTTGCATATTGGTTGGGGCACTTTTGCTCCTATTAGAACAAAAAAAATCAAAGATCACAGGATTCATTCTGAGTGGATAGAGATTTCAGAAGAAGCGGCTGGATTTTTAAACCAAAAAATTAAAGAAGGAAAAAAGGTTTTAGCTGTAGGTACTACGGCAGTAAGGTCTTTGGAATCAGCGGTCACTAAAAAAGGTATTGTGCAAGCTTGTAAAAAAGAAACCTCTCTTTTTATCTACCCGCCTTTTCAGTTCAAAATTGTAAAAAGCATGATTACCAATTTTCATTTGCCTAAAAGCTCTCTTTTGGCTTTGGTCTCTGCTTTTGCTGGCAGCAAAAATATCCTTCGGGCTTATAGGGAGGCTGTCAAAAAGAAGTATCGATTTTTTAGTTTTGGGGATGCGATGTTGATTAGATAG